Proteins found in one Hypomesus transpacificus isolate Combined female chromosome 20, fHypTra1, whole genome shotgun sequence genomic segment:
- the LOC124482744 gene encoding CD209 antigen-like protein E isoform X1, whose product MAVFRSPREMEVEDLNIDEDPTMDVQTETPDQALEKTPKSETGSYRWVIVSFGLLCVLQATLYISLRLAFSNNHLETNYTILSRERDQLQTNHTNLTRETDDLYRRLYGKLKDSDELTSCPDGWLKFVWSCYYVSTEIKNWAASKQDCIGRGADLVIINNREEQVFLDNLNKRVWIGLTDTVTEGTFIWVDGTPLTTPKFWIPGQPDNKQYSGNLDEDCGEIFPTYFSAAPPQTWNDAPCKNINYWVCERRM is encoded by the exons ATGGCTGTGTTCAGAAGTcctagagagatggaggtggaggattTAAACATTGACGAAGATCCAACCATGGATGTTCAGACAGAGACCCCAGACCAGGCTTTAGAGAAGACCCCAAAGTCAG AGACTGGGTCCTACAGGTGGGTCATCGTGAGCTTTGGGCTGCTGTGTGTCCTACAAGCCACTCTCTACATCTCCCTCCGTCTGGCCTTCT CCAACAATCATTTAGAGACCAATTATACCAtactgagcagagagagagaccagttacaGACCAATCACACCAACCTgaccagagagacagatgacCTTTACAGGAGGCTGTATGGTAAATTGAAGGACTCTGACG agctcacttcctgtcctgatgGCTGGCTGAAGTTTGTTTGGAGCTGTTACTACGTCTCTACTGAGATAAAGAACTGGGCTGCCAGCAAACAGGACTGTatagggagaggagcagacctGGTGATTATAAACAACCGAGAGGAacag GTATTCCTCGATAACCTCAACAAGAGAGTGTGGATCGGTCTGACTGACACAGTAACAGAAGGGACCTTTATCTGGGTGGATGGAACACCACTGACCACACCAAA GTTCTGGATACCCGGTCAGcctgataataaacaatattcaGGTAATCTTGATGAGGACTGTGGTGAGATATTCCCCACATACTtttctgctgcccccccccagacatGGAACGATGCCCCATGTAAAAATATCAACTACTGGGTCTGTGAGAGAAGGATGTGA
- the LOC124482744 gene encoding CD209 antigen-like protein E isoform X2, with protein sequence MAVFRSPREMEVEDLNIDEDPTMDVQTETPDQALEKTPKSETGSYRWVIVSFGLLCVLQATLYISLRLAFSNNHLETNYTILSRERDQLQTNHTNLTRETDDLYRRLYELTSCPDGWLKFVWSCYYVSTEIKNWAASKQDCIGRGADLVIINNREEQVFLDNLNKRVWIGLTDTVTEGTFIWVDGTPLTTPKFWIPGQPDNKQYSGNLDEDCGEIFPTYFSAAPPQTWNDAPCKNINYWVCERRM encoded by the exons ATGGCTGTGTTCAGAAGTcctagagagatggaggtggaggattTAAACATTGACGAAGATCCAACCATGGATGTTCAGACAGAGACCCCAGACCAGGCTTTAGAGAAGACCCCAAAGTCAG AGACTGGGTCCTACAGGTGGGTCATCGTGAGCTTTGGGCTGCTGTGTGTCCTACAAGCCACTCTCTACATCTCCCTCCGTCTGGCCTTCT CCAACAATCATTTAGAGACCAATTATACCAtactgagcagagagagagaccagttacaGACCAATCACACCAACCTgaccagagagacagatgacCTTTACAGGAGGCTGTATG agctcacttcctgtcctgatgGCTGGCTGAAGTTTGTTTGGAGCTGTTACTACGTCTCTACTGAGATAAAGAACTGGGCTGCCAGCAAACAGGACTGTatagggagaggagcagacctGGTGATTATAAACAACCGAGAGGAacag GTATTCCTCGATAACCTCAACAAGAGAGTGTGGATCGGTCTGACTGACACAGTAACAGAAGGGACCTTTATCTGGGTGGATGGAACACCACTGACCACACCAAA GTTCTGGATACCCGGTCAGcctgataataaacaatattcaGGTAATCTTGATGAGGACTGTGGTGAGATATTCCCCACATACTtttctgctgcccccccccagacatGGAACGATGCCCCATGTAAAAATATCAACTACTGGGTCTGTGAGAGAAGGATGTGA